A genomic window from Ruminiclostridium cellulolyticum H10 includes:
- a CDS encoding tail fiber domain-containing protein, with product MSNEIKRMKYFNGLLLKADDLELDQDYHKNLHRMHNRFFHNWGIVDGLKVEAVGNYPQVKVSKGFALNSTLDEKTNEKISQEIWISDNHPDNPLNLSEYDVNEDIYITVSYSEIPSDVDIKKGGDKNIHVWERSKIKHSRIKPDPKTKDEITDIIVARVRLKDAGSGQKSVEGIYDTAEDGVVYAVTQGTAQEFEKISIGAEKKTNLPYINGLSDQTLGQSDGLEVHSPYTKFSGSVIAGDFKTNGNTDLNGTLSVNINNTPVLKVDSKGSVAISKTAAVTGVLSAAGGLNVSGDNTTLDTTHVVMTGNMLTVNKYTPKENETEPRKQSSGVEVYRSGYLPYAKLIWDENEKVWKAGTDKKDDIPGSGIYQLAYGADWDAMHNGSNVDTLHKHSHINDANGNISLAADEDGNVNITNDIIVAGTIVTQNGIEVPGKDLNAKLVWNKNDRRWQIGVENDMYNIPYGRAWEDLTTGTNADLLHTHSEIYNSDGQLAMNVGPTGDVKINSNLTVGENLTVQGTLTVLNPATEYKQINQVITESTVIVNKPDNGQAPVKEGGLEVYRGDGYENARVIWDEGSCTWKMGTGSNLSEIPSGIEWEYLTHGQVVDNMHSHRNLSMEDGTAVVSIDKNGNLDVEKNINVSGNLIVDKDEYIQGDVDIRGSVTIEGDLTVTGTPTIIKQNILEIDNNTIVANKYTGTAQPINNEGGLEVYRGSYAKKARLVWNEKEGKWKVGTENSMKDLAYGDDWETLTKKKTADELHSHLSIRDTKGNVAISAESDNRIMINRATKVEGALEVAGGVSVLGNLDVAGTLTSVNKVDLKVEDNVILLNNFEGNEPPLNESGMEIFRGKSQQNARLIWDEKETIWKIGVGNNLSEIAYGPSWQKLSKKGNADALHNHGQLYNIKGNILSLSTTAAGNIDIKHDLTVSQDLTVSGNLNVKGDVTTIRSANIELEGNKLTMNKGESGEIKKGTSTLSVYRGIDEKSAILRWDEQAGVWKIGMSDWTWAQENSNYKMVPSENSTCLVINNDGSIQTPIAKIEKEVSAGSALIGDILSLQKDGIQINRLNETAAYLKFDSNLWKLGFGDVNCISATSSGKVGIGKLNPAEMLDVMGNAIINGSMDIMGNSEVKGYLTAGSTDIKGRLKVDGSIIMNGGIEVERQVASDGTPQPNAKIVWNEQKCAWTFGFGDKLFELNLNNTFLPSKLYTSNGGAVALVTDNDSNVGIGVKIPRAKLEVNGDTLISGKITLTNSLGTTLKIAADGSLELSRNAEKPAKLYWNEKNKIWQAGIDGSMQDICVGNHTHNNVCTSTGTEVVYVDNSGNVGIGKSIPEAKLDVVGNLRVTAIDISGSLTAVGNVKCDNADITRTIKAGSASITNDLTVGGNLVVNGDTVTINTRTLEVEDNIITLNKYTPQNQPVATKAGIEVFRGGTANSAQVIWDELGGVWQAGTTDKMKTICFTDHTHPEYNNGSISDLTAALKVSNGNIGIGTTTPTDKLSVSGNVGVTGTMTAANVVVNTKLTTPALDVNGTVTSTNQTIKMRLTTTYADVSTKLTSKDAEFTGALTVGTLTAGDTTINGTVTSTNQTIKMRLTTTYADVSTKLTSKDAEFTGALTVGTLTAGDTTINGTVTSTNETVKMRLTTTYADVSTKLTSKDAEVTGALTAATLTAGNTIVNGTMTTDYANVKTKLTSNDTEITGNLTSNNVKVNGALNVSKGIETTRTDSTKACIVWNETASAWEAGIGTNTKKISLGDHTHNTLYAKTNPIVNVSDDGYVGIGKTSETGIRLSVDGDIKAKTITGDIVATTLTQTSSREFKENISALPLKTALDLLKKLNPVTFDYKNDSLKKHNIGFIAEEVPEIFTSEDCKSIAVMDIVAVLTSVVKKQQTETKAIKKQLAALQKQVAQLLGA from the coding sequence ATGTCAAACGAAATCAAGCGTATGAAATATTTCAACGGACTCTTGCTTAAAGCAGATGACCTTGAACTTGATCAGGACTACCATAAGAATCTTCACCGTATGCATAACAGGTTTTTTCACAACTGGGGAATTGTAGACGGCCTAAAGGTTGAAGCAGTAGGAAATTATCCTCAGGTAAAGGTTTCAAAAGGATTCGCACTTAACAGTACATTGGATGAAAAAACAAATGAAAAAATAAGTCAGGAGATATGGATAAGTGACAATCACCCTGATAACCCGTTAAATTTATCAGAATACGATGTAAACGAAGATATATACATAACGGTATCATACAGCGAGATACCATCGGATGTCGATATAAAGAAGGGCGGGGATAAAAATATCCACGTCTGGGAGCGTTCAAAAATAAAACACAGTAGAATTAAGCCTGATCCAAAAACAAAGGACGAAATCACAGATATCATTGTGGCACGTGTCAGGTTGAAGGATGCAGGCTCAGGACAAAAGTCAGTTGAAGGGATTTACGATACAGCGGAAGATGGGGTTGTATACGCAGTAACACAGGGGACAGCACAAGAGTTTGAGAAAATTTCAATAGGTGCAGAGAAAAAAACAAATCTTCCATACATCAATGGGCTTTCAGATCAAACCCTTGGTCAGAGTGACGGACTGGAAGTACATTCACCTTACACGAAATTTTCAGGTTCTGTAATTGCAGGTGATTTTAAGACAAACGGCAATACAGATTTAAATGGAACATTATCAGTAAATATAAATAACACCCCTGTACTCAAAGTTGATTCAAAAGGTAGTGTAGCAATATCTAAGACTGCTGCAGTAACAGGTGTTCTGTCTGCAGCGGGCGGACTTAACGTAAGCGGTGATAATACAACACTTGATACAACGCACGTAGTTATGACCGGAAATATGCTTACGGTAAACAAATATACCCCCAAGGAAAATGAAACAGAACCAAGAAAACAAAGCAGTGGAGTTGAAGTATACAGGAGCGGGTATCTTCCATATGCAAAGTTAATATGGGATGAAAACGAGAAAGTGTGGAAAGCTGGAACCGACAAAAAGGATGATATTCCGGGAAGCGGCATATATCAGCTTGCATACGGTGCTGATTGGGATGCAATGCATAATGGCTCAAATGTAGACACCCTTCATAAACACAGTCATATAAATGATGCTAACGGAAATATTTCATTAGCTGCCGATGAGGACGGAAACGTCAATATAACCAACGATATCATTGTAGCGGGAACAATAGTAACCCAAAACGGTATTGAAGTTCCGGGAAAAGATCTGAATGCAAAGCTTGTGTGGAATAAAAACGATCGTCGCTGGCAGATCGGTGTAGAAAACGATATGTACAATATACCATACGGAAGGGCATGGGAAGATCTTACAACTGGTACAAATGCGGACTTGCTGCATACACACAGTGAAATATATAACAGTGACGGACAATTGGCTATGAATGTAGGCCCCACCGGGGATGTAAAAATCAACTCGAACCTGACAGTGGGTGAAAATCTTACAGTACAAGGTACGTTGACGGTATTAAACCCGGCTACAGAGTATAAACAAATTAACCAGGTAATCACAGAAAGTACAGTAATTGTAAATAAACCTGATAATGGGCAAGCCCCTGTCAAAGAGGGCGGCTTGGAAGTATACCGTGGAGATGGTTATGAAAATGCCAGGGTAATCTGGGATGAAGGCAGCTGTACATGGAAAATGGGAACAGGCAGTAACTTGTCTGAAATACCATCAGGAATAGAGTGGGAATATCTCACACACGGGCAGGTTGTTGACAATATGCACAGCCATAGAAATCTTTCAATGGAGGATGGAACAGCAGTTGTATCCATTGATAAGAATGGCAATTTGGATGTGGAGAAAAATATTAATGTTTCAGGAAATCTCATTGTAGACAAAGATGAATATATTCAGGGGGATGTTGATATAAGGGGCTCGGTTACAATAGAAGGAGATTTGACTGTAACCGGAACTCCGACAATAATCAAGCAAAATATTCTTGAAATAGACAACAATACAATCGTTGCCAACAAATATACAGGAACAGCCCAGCCAATAAACAATGAAGGAGGTTTGGAAGTATACCGCGGCAGCTACGCTAAAAAAGCAAGACTTGTCTGGAATGAAAAAGAAGGAAAATGGAAAGTAGGTACGGAAAATTCCATGAAAGACCTTGCCTATGGCGATGATTGGGAAACATTAACTAAAAAAAAGACAGCCGATGAACTTCATTCACATTTATCAATACGTGATACTAAAGGTAATGTTGCAATAAGTGCTGAATCTGATAATAGGATTATGATTAACAGAGCAACGAAGGTGGAAGGAGCCCTTGAAGTCGCCGGAGGAGTAAGCGTACTGGGAAACCTTGACGTGGCTGGAACACTTACTTCTGTAAATAAGGTTGATTTAAAAGTTGAAGATAATGTAATACTACTTAATAATTTTGAGGGCAATGAGCCTCCATTAAATGAAAGCGGTATGGAAATTTTTAGGGGGAAATCACAGCAAAATGCCAGATTAATATGGGATGAAAAGGAAACAATATGGAAAATAGGTGTTGGCAATAACCTTAGTGAAATAGCTTATGGGCCTTCCTGGCAAAAGCTTTCAAAAAAGGGTAATGCAGACGCATTACATAACCACGGGCAGCTTTACAATATAAAAGGTAACATACTTTCTTTAAGCACAACGGCAGCTGGAAATATTGATATAAAGCACGACCTTACTGTAAGCCAAGACCTTACCGTATCGGGAAACCTTAATGTTAAAGGTGATGTAACAACAATAAGAAGTGCCAATATAGAACTTGAAGGTAACAAACTTACAATGAATAAAGGTGAATCGGGAGAGATCAAAAAGGGAACAAGCACTCTTTCGGTTTATAGAGGAATTGACGAAAAAAGTGCAATTCTTAGATGGGATGAACAGGCAGGAGTATGGAAAATAGGAATGTCAGATTGGACCTGGGCTCAGGAAAACAGTAACTATAAAATGGTTCCATCAGAAAATTCCACATGTCTTGTGATAAACAATGACGGAAGCATACAGACACCCATTGCAAAAATAGAGAAAGAAGTAAGTGCCGGAAGTGCATTGATTGGAGATATCCTTTCACTACAGAAGGATGGTATTCAGATAAACAGACTGAACGAAACAGCAGCATACCTAAAATTTGATTCAAACTTATGGAAATTAGGCTTCGGAGATGTTAACTGTATCAGTGCTACAAGCAGCGGTAAGGTAGGAATAGGGAAACTAAACCCCGCAGAAATGCTTGACGTAATGGGAAATGCAATTATAAACGGCAGTATGGACATCATGGGCAACTCGGAAGTCAAAGGTTATTTAACTGCTGGAAGCACCGATATAAAAGGCCGCCTGAAGGTAGACGGAAGTATAATAATGAATGGAGGAATTGAAGTTGAAAGACAAGTCGCCTCGGACGGAACACCACAGCCCAATGCCAAGATAGTCTGGAATGAACAAAAATGTGCATGGACATTTGGATTTGGCGACAAATTATTCGAACTGAATCTCAACAATACGTTTCTTCCATCAAAATTATATACTAGTAACGGTGGTGCTGTTGCATTAGTTACAGATAATGACAGTAATGTTGGGATAGGTGTAAAGATTCCACGGGCAAAACTTGAAGTAAATGGGGATACACTCATTAGCGGGAAAATAACATTAACAAACTCATTAGGTACAACATTAAAAATTGCGGCAGACGGATCTTTGGAATTATCCAGAAACGCGGAAAAACCAGCCAAATTATACTGGAACGAAAAGAACAAAATCTGGCAGGCTGGAATAGATGGTTCCATGCAAGATATCTGTGTGGGGAATCACACACATAATAATGTATGTACCTCTACAGGGACAGAAGTAGTTTATGTAGATAACAGTGGAAACGTCGGGATTGGGAAGAGCATACCCGAAGCAAAACTTGATGTTGTAGGTAATTTAAGGGTTACTGCAATCGATATCTCCGGTAGTCTTACAGCAGTGGGTAATGTAAAGTGTGATAATGCTGATATAACCAGAACAATAAAAGCCGGCAGTGCAAGTATAACCAATGACCTGACAGTAGGCGGAAATCTAGTTGTAAATGGTGACACAGTTACAATAAATACAAGAACGCTTGAAGTAGAAGATAATATAATAACCTTGAACAAATACACTCCTCAGAATCAACCTGTTGCCACTAAAGCCGGAATAGAGGTGTTCCGCGGCGGTACTGCCAACAGTGCCCAGGTTATATGGGATGAATTAGGCGGAGTATGGCAAGCAGGTACTACAGATAAAATGAAAACCATATGCTTTACCGACCATACGCACCCGGAATATAACAATGGCAGTATTTCAGATCTTACAGCAGCATTAAAAGTAAGTAATGGGAATATAGGCATAGGAACCACAACACCCACTGATAAACTTTCCGTTTCAGGGAATGTAGGAGTTACTGGAACTATGACGGCTGCTAATGTAGTTGTAAATACAAAGCTGACAACTCCGGCACTGGATGTTAATGGAACTGTAACTTCCACAAATCAAACAATTAAAATGAGACTTACTACCACATATGCAGATGTCAGTACAAAACTCACATCTAAGGATGCGGAATTCACAGGAGCATTGACAGTAGGTACACTAACAGCTGGCGATACAACAATTAATGGAACAGTAACTTCCACAAATCAAACAATTAAAATGAGACTCACTACTACATATGCAGATGTCAGTACAAAACTTACCTCCAAGGATGCGGAATTCACAGGAGCGTTGACAGTAGGTACACTAACAGCTGGCGACACAACAATCAATGGAACTGTAACTTCTACAAATGAAACAGTAAAAATGAGACTCACTACCACATATGCAGATGTCAGTACAAAACTTACGTCCAAGGATGCAGAAGTCACAGGGGCGTTAACAGCAGCGACCCTGACAGCCGGCAATACAATAGTAAATGGAACTATGACAACTGATTATGCAAATGTAAAAACAAAACTTACATCCAATGATACTGAAATTACCGGTAATCTAACATCAAACAATGTAAAAGTAAATGGTGCTCTTAATGTTAGCAAAGGCATTGAAACAACACGAACTGATTCGACAAAGGCTTGTATTGTTTGGAATGAAACTGCCTCAGCTTGGGAAGCCGGTATAGGTACAAATACAAAGAAAATTTCTCTTGGCGATCATACACATAATACACTTTATGCAAAAACTAATCCGATTGTAAATGTAAGTGATGATGGATACGTTGGTATTGGTAAAACTTCTGAAACAGGAATCAGGTTGTCTGTTGATGGTGATATTAAGGCAAAAACCATAACGGGTGATATCGTGGCTACAACCCTGACCCAGACATCATCCAGAGAATTCAAGGAAAATATTTCAGCACTCCCATTGAAAACTGCATTGGATTTACTGAAAAAACTGAATCCTGTTACTTTCGATTATAAAAACGACAGCTTGAAAAAACATAATATTGGTTTTATTGCAGAGGAAGTTCCAGAAATATTTACGAGTGAAGACTGCAAATCAATCGCAGTAATGGACATTGTAGCTGTATTAACATCGGTAGTAAAAAAACAACAAACAGAAACAAAAGCAATAAAGAAACAGCTAGCGGCACTGCAAAAACAGGTTGCCCAATTGCTGGGAGCTTAA
- a CDS encoding threonine/serine exporter family protein has protein sequence METRKVAEIAISAGEILLSNGAEAYRVEETIAKVCNSYGLTGECISNLTGIFISITGPEGELVTSIKRIRQRRVDLYRVELVNSFSRKLMENPVSYEEAIRILKDINNAPSFSLGIRLMAASMTSFIYTLFFKGTVPDAIVALMISLGIYFILQKIDEVGFFQFLQFFLSGFLIGALSITVQYILPFIHKDNVITGAIIVLLPGVSLTNAIKDILYGDYVSGLAQFGETVLIIIAMSAGIVTALSLFMKWM, from the coding sequence ATGGAAACAAGAAAGGTTGCTGAAATAGCGATATCAGCGGGAGAAATATTATTAAGTAATGGTGCAGAAGCATACAGAGTGGAAGAAACAATAGCAAAAGTATGTAATTCTTATGGTTTAACCGGTGAATGTATTTCAAACCTGACAGGAATATTTATTTCTATAACTGGTCCTGAAGGTGAACTGGTAACCTCTATAAAAAGAATCCGTCAAAGGCGTGTTGATTTATACAGAGTTGAACTAGTAAATTCCTTTTCTAGGAAGTTAATGGAAAACCCTGTTTCATATGAAGAAGCAATAAGAATTCTCAAGGATATAAATAACGCTCCCAGCTTTAGCCTGGGAATAAGGCTTATGGCGGCTAGCATGACTTCATTTATATATACATTATTTTTTAAAGGAACGGTTCCTGATGCAATAGTAGCTCTTATGATAAGTTTGGGTATTTACTTTATTTTGCAGAAAATAGATGAAGTCGGTTTTTTTCAGTTTCTTCAATTCTTTTTGTCAGGGTTTTTAATCGGAGCGTTAAGTATCACGGTACAGTACATACTGCCGTTTATTCATAAGGATAATGTAATAACCGGAGCCATAATTGTGTTGTTGCCGGGGGTGTCACTCACAAACGCTATAAAGGATATACTGTATGGCGACTATGTTTCCGGACTTGCCCAGTTTGGTGAGACTGTGCTTATTATTATTGCAATGAGTGCTGGTATAGTAACTGCACTTTCACTATTTATGAAATGGATGTGA
- a CDS encoding threonine/serine exporter family protein, which produces MFQQTALAFFGSLFPVILFNIDRRKILWAGLCGAIGWVIYSLMYTNTYSPIFSSFFGALGIGIYSESMARILKTPTFEFLIPGIFPLVPGMKAYKTLQFIVENNMAGAFSSGTQTLAVGGAIGFGIMLSTTIFKFISRLIKNRNKKRSRI; this is translated from the coding sequence ATGTTTCAACAAACCGCTTTAGCCTTTTTTGGAAGCTTATTTCCGGTAATACTGTTTAATATTGATAGAAGGAAAATATTATGGGCCGGTTTATGCGGGGCTATCGGATGGGTAATATACAGTCTTATGTATACAAACACATACAGTCCTATATTTTCCTCTTTTTTTGGGGCACTCGGAATTGGTATATATAGTGAATCCATGGCAAGAATACTAAAAACACCTACTTTTGAATTTTTAATACCCGGTATTTTTCCTTTGGTACCTGGAATGAAGGCATATAAGACATTGCAATTTATTGTAGAAAACAACATGGCAGGAGCTTTTAGCAGTGGAACACAGACTTTGGCTGTAGGTGGTGCAATTGGATTTGGTATAATGCTGTCTACTACAATTTTTAAATTTATATCACGATTAATTAAGAATAGAAACAAAAAACGCTCTCGGATTTAG
- a CDS encoding single-stranded DNA-binding protein, protein MVGNVIENNVVTISGRVVSEVEYSHEVYGEGFYSFHLDVPRLSESSDKISVTFSERLIPKEKLVIGSLLEIEGQFRSYNSYKSESNKLVLTVFAREIVYIDEDKRIKNPNQIYLNGYICKAPIYRMTPFGREITDILVAVNRPYNKSDYIPCIAWGRNARYSQNLSIGDNIKIWGRIQSREYQKKLESGETITKTAYEVSVSKMEISEPSAKEDDEDMEIESSTEE, encoded by the coding sequence ATGGTCGGAAATGTAATAGAAAATAACGTAGTGACCATTTCAGGTAGAGTAGTTTCAGAGGTTGAATATAGTCATGAGGTATATGGCGAAGGATTTTATTCTTTTCATTTAGATGTACCCAGATTAAGTGAAAGCAGTGATAAAATATCTGTTACATTTTCAGAACGTCTGATTCCAAAGGAGAAGCTTGTTATTGGCTCACTGTTGGAAATAGAGGGTCAATTCAGATCATATAACAGCTATAAAAGTGAATCCAATAAACTTGTGCTTACTGTTTTTGCAAGGGAAATAGTTTATATTGATGAAGATAAAAGAATAAAGAATCCTAATCAGATTTATCTGAACGGTTATATATGTAAGGCACCCATATATAGAATGACACCTTTTGGAAGGGAAATAACAGATATACTTGTAGCTGTTAACAGACCATATAATAAATCTGATTATATCCCATGCATAGCCTGGGGCAGAAATGCCAGATATTCTCAAAACCTATCTATCGGCGACAATATTAAGATATGGGGAAGAATCCAAAGCAGAGAGTATCAGAAAAAGCTTGAATCAGGAGAAACTATAACAAAAACGGCTTATGAGGTATCAGTCTCTAAAATGGAAATTTCTGAGCCATCAGCTAAAGAAGATGATGAAGATATGGAGATCGAAAGTTCAACAGAAGAATAA
- a CDS encoding FAD:protein FMN transferase encodes MKIKQFLILTIVISFSYNLCGCSKSNTGNHYVEKESYQMGTIISQKIYGTNAEITADKITQRLKSIEENMSVNIETSTINQINSHSGQAEVFRINSDIYNILIMAEKFSSLSDGAFDITVGPLVKEWGVFTNHPHIPSQKRIKELLKLVSYKSININREKMTFRLPVKGQMVDFGAIAKGYAADEAVKICSSNGVKSAYINLGGNVYVVGHKPDKTTWRIGIQNPRAADGKYIGILSVSDKTVVTSGDYERFFMKNGIRYHHILDPRTGYPSNSDLMSSTIVTNSSICADALSTATFVMGLKKSRELLKKLDGIDAVFITKDKKVYVSEKLKRYFTFYDESGEFTYVEKG; translated from the coding sequence TTGAAAATTAAGCAGTTTTTAATTCTTACCATAGTTATATCATTTTCTTATAATTTATGCGGTTGTTCAAAGAGTAATACCGGTAATCACTACGTTGAAAAAGAAAGCTATCAAATGGGTACTATAATTTCTCAAAAGATTTATGGTACAAACGCAGAAATTACTGCTGACAAGATTACACAAAGGTTAAAAAGCATTGAAGAAAATATGTCTGTCAATATTGAAACGAGTACTATCAATCAAATTAACAGCCATTCAGGACAAGCTGAGGTATTTCGTATTAATAGTGATATATATAATATTTTGATTATGGCTGAAAAGTTTTCTTCATTAAGCGATGGTGCCTTTGACATAACTGTAGGGCCTTTAGTCAAGGAATGGGGAGTTTTTACCAACCATCCACATATTCCTTCACAGAAGCGCATTAAAGAACTTTTAAAGCTTGTGAGTTATAAGTCAATTAACATAAACCGAGAGAAAATGACTTTCAGGCTTCCTGTTAAAGGTCAGATGGTTGATTTTGGTGCTATAGCAAAGGGTTATGCCGCAGATGAAGCTGTAAAAATATGTAGTAGTAATGGAGTAAAATCAGCTTACATAAACCTTGGAGGGAATGTCTATGTGGTGGGGCATAAACCGGATAAAACAACCTGGAGAATAGGAATTCAAAATCCAAGGGCTGCTGATGGCAAATATATTGGCATACTCAGTGTATCGGACAAAACTGTAGTAACTTCAGGTGATTATGAAAGATTTTTTATGAAAAACGGTATAAGATATCACCATATTTTAGATCCGAGAACAGGGTATCCTAGCAATTCAGATTTGATGAGTTCAACCATTGTTACTAACAGTTCAATTTGCGCTGATGCTCTGTCAACAGCAACATTTGTAATGGGATTGAAGAAGTCCAGAGAATTACTTAAAAAACTGGATGGTATTGATGCTGTATTCATTACCAAAGATAAAAAAGTTTATGTAAGCGAAAAGCTTAAAAGGTACTTTACTTTTTATGATGAAAGTGGTGAGTTTACTTATGTTGAAAAAGGGTGA
- a CDS encoding NusG domain II-containing protein codes for MLKKGDIILLLLIVIGILSVLFFGREDAVSFSSRDGSQIDRGAITAVIKKDNKVIRKINLSKLDKSEVINVSGLYKATILAEKNRICFVESDCPDKICVKNGWLNNPGEMSVCLPNKIIIKLEKNRNQNVDGVVK; via the coding sequence ATGTTGAAAAAGGGTGACATAATCCTTTTGTTGCTTATAGTTATAGGAATACTGTCAGTTTTATTCTTTGGCAGGGAAGATGCAGTAAGTTTTAGCAGTAGAGATGGAAGCCAGATTGATCGTGGAGCTATTACAGCAGTAATAAAAAAGGACAATAAAGTAATCAGAAAAATTAACCTGTCTAAATTGGATAAAAGTGAGGTTATTAATGTTTCCGGGTTGTATAAAGCTACTATTTTAGCTGAAAAAAACAGAATCTGTTTTGTTGAATCAGATTGTCCTGACAAAATCTGCGTAAAAAACGGTTGGCTCAATAATCCAGGAGAAATGTCGGTTTGCCTACCGAATAAAATAATTATCAAGCTTGAGAAAAACAGAAATCAAAATGTGGATGGGGTGGTAAAGTGA
- a CDS encoding Gx transporter family protein: MRLYVKNSVDIKKMVLLAVLTSQALVLSVIESWFPFSVGIPGIKLGLSNIIIIVALIFFSLSNTLAIVLVKCVLSSLFMGGPIIFTFSICGGILSTLIMCIMLKYMEKWFSLIGISIAGSIAHNTGQIMIACFIMNDLSVIGYLPVLLLAGIIMGTFVGICSTYFVKGLKKLNIISNL, from the coding sequence GTGAGATTGTATGTAAAAAATTCCGTTGATATAAAGAAAATGGTACTGTTGGCTGTTCTTACTTCTCAGGCGTTGGTATTGTCGGTTATTGAATCTTGGTTTCCGTTTTCTGTGGGAATTCCGGGGATAAAGCTCGGACTGTCAAATATAATCATAATTGTAGCTTTAATCTTTTTCAGCCTTTCCAACACCCTTGCTATAGTTCTGGTAAAATGTGTACTCTCATCCCTTTTCATGGGTGGGCCGATAATTTTCACATTTAGTATATGTGGAGGAATTTTGAGTACACTGATTATGTGTATAATGTTAAAATATATGGAGAAGTGGTTTAGCTTGATTGGAATAAGCATAGCTGGATCAATAGCACATAACACCGGGCAGATTATGATAGCATGCTTTATAATGAATGATTTATCCGTTATTGGATATTTACCTGTTTTGCTTTTGGCAGGAATTATTATGGGAACATTTGTAGGGATATGCAGTACTTATTTTGTGAAAGGTTTAAAAAAGTTAAATATTATATCAAATTTATAA
- a CDS encoding polyprenyl synthetase family protein, with protein MFFDNQRLNGDIEKVEENLRNSVTSKNKLLVKAIADTVGAGGKRLRPAMVIVSSYFGKIRQENLIQLASAIELLHTATLIHDDVLDNSPYRRNNETVYKKYGTDMAIYCGDFLYTKALLMLADIVPANKLTIAARAVKTICEGEVDQYRDKYVMNLSVPSYLKRISRKTAVLFSASCALGALCAKCNPRITNSLSKLGFYYGVMFQLIDDFRDYKSGDSEWGKPVYNDLSKGILTLPAIYACRDSKEIHKRVQNYWNKKVNTNEELNSIISLICSSGGMEYTENYIKRYRQKALREIDKLPQSEARDILGDLINKLHI; from the coding sequence ATGTTTTTTGATAATCAAAGGTTAAATGGTGATATTGAGAAAGTCGAGGAGAATCTGCGTAATAGTGTTACTTCAAAAAATAAGCTTCTGGTAAAGGCTATTGCTGATACGGTAGGTGCAGGAGGTAAAAGGCTCAGACCTGCAATGGTAATAGTTTCATCTTATTTCGGAAAGATACGACAAGAAAATCTGATTCAGCTTGCAAGTGCCATAGAATTACTTCATACTGCAACTTTAATACATGATGATGTACTGGACAACTCACCATATAGAAGAAACAATGAAACAGTATACAAAAAATACGGAACCGATATGGCTATTTACTGTGGAGATTTTTTGTATACAAAGGCACTTTTGATGCTTGCCGATATTGTTCCCGCAAACAAGCTAACAATAGCAGCCCGGGCAGTGAAGACAATTTGTGAAGGTGAAGTAGACCAATACAGGGATAAGTATGTAATGAATCTGTCAGTTCCTTCATATCTAAAAAGAATCTCCAGAAAAACAGCAGTGCTTTTTTCAGCATCGTGTGCTTTGGGTGCTTTATGTGCAAAATGTAATCCTCGAATCACTAACAGTCTTTCAAAGCTAGGATTTTACTATGGGGTCATGTTTCAGTTGATTGACGATTTCCGAGATTACAAAAGCGGTGATTCAGAATGGGGAAAGCCCGTCTATAACGACCTTTCAAAGGGTATACTTACTCTTCCTGCCATATATGCTTGCAGGGATAGTAAGGAAATACATAAAAGGGTTCAAAACTATTGGAACAAAAAGGTAAATACAAACGAAGAGCTTAATTCTATAATCTCTCTGATATGTTCTTCAGGCGGTATGGAATATACCGAGAACTACATAAAAAGGTATAGACAGAAGGCTTTACGGGAGATAGACAAGCTCCCCCAAAGCGAGGCGAGAGATATTCTTGGGGATTTGATAAATAAATTGCATATCTGA